A portion of the Streptomyces sp. NBC_00289 genome contains these proteins:
- a CDS encoding terminal protein has translation MIDSDDTQPPAPRRNRVLDALKRAERKVFTRPAPKSAKAQMEFLYTRTKQSTKALAQQLGVSTRTVQRYRAGQQTKPQKRLQATLVEATESQWQPQVRAQARERAATSGGMMVEVTAYFGFTCTGSSDDGRERTITTPISPTYVKEILRLQEAGATEEDLHPVVAEAITESYFTEWGSRADGLRADFTDVQSIDFQF, from the coding sequence ATGATCGACAGCGACGACACGCAGCCGCCGGCCCCGCGCCGCAACAGGGTCCTGGACGCCCTCAAGCGGGCGGAGCGCAAGGTGTTCACCCGGCCCGCGCCGAAATCCGCGAAGGCCCAGATGGAATTCCTCTACACGCGCACGAAGCAGTCCACGAAGGCCCTGGCCCAACAGCTGGGCGTCTCGACCCGCACCGTGCAGCGCTACCGCGCCGGACAGCAGACGAAGCCTCAGAAGCGCCTGCAGGCCACGCTGGTGGAGGCGACGGAATCTCAGTGGCAACCGCAGGTCAGGGCACAGGCGCGGGAGCGCGCGGCGACCTCCGGCGGCATGATGGTGGAGGTGACGGCCTACTTCGGATTCACCTGCACAGGCAGCTCGGACGACGGCCGCGAGCGCACCATCACCACGCCGATCTCGCCCACCTACGTCAAGGAGATCCTCCGCCTACAGGAGGCCGGTGCGACAGAGGAAGACCTGCATCCGGTCGTCGCCGAGGCCATAACCGAGTCGTATTTCACGGAGTGGGGCAGCCGCGCCGACGGGCTCCGAGCAGATTTCACGGACGTACAGTCGATAGATTTCCAGTTCTGA
- a CDS encoding DUF6300 family protein, whose product MDLLRLSDRLPQCSRCRGDLIMSGVAPQNDKHGRPIHLELCPVCDTGDVDRPAAGLLVQWFADRGGHDESRIQEGSHLLMEWTKECMATHGWYLHDTPPDQP is encoded by the coding sequence ATGGATCTGCTCAGGCTTTCCGACCGGCTGCCGCAGTGTTCACGCTGCCGGGGCGACCTCATCATGAGCGGGGTGGCGCCACAGAACGACAAACACGGGCGGCCGATCCACCTGGAGCTGTGCCCGGTGTGCGACACCGGAGACGTGGACCGCCCGGCGGCCGGCCTTCTCGTGCAGTGGTTCGCCGACCGTGGCGGTCATGACGAGAGCCGCATCCAGGAGGGCTCACACCTGCTGATGGAGTGGACGAAGGAGTGCATGGCCACCCACGGCTGGTACTTGCACGACACCCCGCCCGACCAGCCCTGA
- a CDS encoding nucleic acid-binding protein, producing the protein MATTYDYPGDLIAAQQALTQVRADLTALYKRLPYSVEPMEGWQRPEGYWRTPRAYPDSPGWSEQEQQDVAALRKRERDLTAAIVTHAFWNEVPGPERLDARSQLKHALAREDREGQEAA; encoded by the coding sequence GTGGCGACAACGTACGACTACCCCGGCGACCTCATCGCAGCGCAGCAGGCACTCACCCAGGTGCGGGCCGACCTCACCGCCCTGTACAAGCGGCTGCCCTACTCCGTCGAACCGATGGAAGGCTGGCAGCGCCCCGAGGGCTACTGGCGCACCCCTCGCGCTTACCCGGACTCGCCCGGCTGGTCGGAGCAGGAGCAGCAGGACGTCGCCGCGCTGCGCAAGCGGGAACGCGACCTCACCGCCGCGATCGTCACGCACGCCTTCTGGAACGAGGTCCCCGGGCCTGAACGGCTCGATGCCCGCTCCCAACTCAAGCACGCTCTCGCACGCGAGGACCGCGAGGGCCAGGAGGCGGCGTAG
- a CDS encoding DUF6233 domain-containing protein, translating to MADTPPEPEPPPIIVVLPDGQEVTGRLQERQQVPDAWLYKVAVPAWQNTPSGQVEPAWYVVWVQAPDHVKPVPGVSYDDVPTTRLPPPTTEQQILGERRPSGWVLQKLDGGRGPGRGVIHAVDCEEAPAGAPVLSLDRALDAAEHPGTRLCSLCGAAQELDPVLKGFDHSDGE from the coding sequence GTGGCGGACACGCCACCCGAGCCGGAGCCGCCGCCCATCATCGTGGTTCTGCCCGACGGCCAGGAGGTCACCGGCCGCCTCCAGGAGCGACAGCAGGTCCCGGACGCCTGGCTGTACAAGGTGGCCGTCCCGGCCTGGCAGAACACGCCTTCCGGGCAGGTGGAGCCCGCCTGGTACGTGGTGTGGGTGCAGGCCCCCGACCACGTGAAGCCCGTGCCCGGCGTCTCGTACGACGACGTCCCCACGACCCGGCTGCCACCGCCGACAACAGAGCAGCAGATTCTCGGGGAGCGCCGGCCTTCGGGCTGGGTCCTGCAGAAGCTGGACGGCGGCCGCGGTCCCGGCCGGGGCGTCATCCACGCAGTCGACTGCGAGGAAGCACCCGCCGGAGCACCGGTGCTCAGCTTGGACAGGGCGCTGGACGCTGCGGAGCATCCCGGTACTCGGCTGTGTTCTTTGTGCGGCGCGGCGCAGGAGCTGGATCCCGTGCTCAAAGGGTTCGACCACAGCGACGGCGAATAG